The DNA window CACGCCGAGCGGCTCGTGGAAGTGGTACGCCACGGTGTCCTCGTCGAGCTCGCCGGCGGTGCCCTCCTGCGCCCGGATCACGCCCGCGAAGTAGCGGAAGTGGTCGACGGCGAGCGGCAGGTCGGCGGCGAGCGTCTCGCGGACCGGCTTGCCGTTCTCCCAGGCCTCGGCGACGGCGAGCTTCTCGAGGTTCTGCTCCATCCGGTCGGCGATCTTGTTGAGGATGTTCGCGCGCTCGGCGGGGGAGGTGCGGCCCCAGGCGGGAGCGGCGGCGTGCGCGGCGTCCAGCGCCCGTTCCACGTCGTCGGCGGTGCCCCGGGCCACCTCGCAGAAGACCTGGCCGGTGACCGGCGAGGAATTCTCGAAGTACTGGCCCTTGGCCGGCGGGACGTACTCACCGCCGATGTAGTGGTCGTAGCGGGACTGGTAACTGACGATCGATCCGTCGGAACCGGGCGGGGTATAGATGGTCATGGTCACGCCTCCTCTTCGAGGCGGACGTTAGTTGCCGTCAGGTTGCAACAACGTTGCAGAGCGCGAACTCCCGGGACAGCTCGGCGACGCGGCGGGCGGCCACCGGGTCCGTCGGCGTGAGAGCGGCGTAGGCCTGCCACATCTCCAGGTCGTCGGTGCCGAGCGGCCCGTTCAGCCAGGTCTGCAGCAGGCGGCGGTCACCGGTGGCGAGCACGGCGGCGCGCAGCCGGTCGTCCAGGCGCCGGCGCAGCCGGACCACACCCGGCGCGTCCGAGCCGGGCAACAACATTCCGGGGTACGCGGTGAGCGCCTCCGCCACTCGTCCGCCGTCCAGCAGGCGCCCGACCGTGCCGAAGTCCACGTCCATCGCGGCGCGCAGCCGGTAGGGCCGGGAGTCGAGCAGCTCCGGGCCGAGGATCCGGCGCAGCCGGGACAACTCGGCGCGGACCGTCACCGGGTTCACGTCGTCGCCGTACAGATCGACGCCGAGCTGGTCGCCGGTGCGGCCCTCCGGGTGCACGGTGAGCAGGACCAGCAGCTCGGAGTGCCGGCGGCCCAGCCGCAGCCGCTTGCCACCCACCGCGAGCAGCGCCTCGTCCCGGCCGAGTGCGGCGACCGCCGGGCGGTCACCGAGCGGCTTCGCCGCGCCCAGGTACGCCTCGGCGGCCAGTGCCGTCGCCCGGACCAGGGCCAGGCTGTGCGGGTTCGCCAGATGGTCCCCGCCGGTGACGTCGATGGCGCCCAGCAGCCGTCCGGTGCCGGGATCGTGGATCGGGGCCGCCGCGCACGTCCAGCTCTGCGCTGTGCGGCTGAAGTGCTCGGTCGCGAAGATCTGGATCGCGTGGTCGACGGCGAGCGCGGTCCCCGGGGCGTTGGTGCCGGCGTTCGCCTCGTCCCACCGGGCGCCGGGCACGAAGTTCATCGAGGCCGCGCCGCGCAGCGTGGCCGGGCGGCCCTCCACCCAGAGCAGGCGGCCGTGCGCGTCGCAGACCGCGAGGATGTGGTCGCCGTCGTCGGCCAGGCCGCCCAGCAGGTCCCGGAAGATCGGCATGACCCGGGCGAGCGGATGGGCCGACCGGTACGCCTCAAGGTCGTCGTCGGCCAGATCGATGGGGGCGGTGCTGTCGGCGCCGATGGACGCGGCCGACCGGGCCCACGAGTCGGCCACCACGCTGCGCATCCGAGCCGGCCGGGCGTTGCCGGTCAGGAACTGCTCATGGGCGCGGCCTACCTGCCGGATCCGCTCGGCCGGGTCGTCTCCCGGGGTCAGGGCAAGCCACGGATTCACCAGAGGTACCTCCAGACCCACCCATCGTGACGCCCGTCACGCCCGGAGACAACAGTGCTTCCTATGCTTCGGCGGTGCGAACCTGGCCCCGTACCCCCGAGGAAGCCCTTGCGACGCAGGAGGTCTTGCGCTCCCGCCTGATCTCCGCCCCCGGACCGGCGGAAATCGATACGGTGGCGGGACTGGACGTGGCCTATGACGGCGACCGCCTCGGCGCGGCCGTCGTGGTGCTCGACTACGCGGATCTCTCGGTGCGCGACACCGCCGTGGTCCTCGGCCGG is part of the Actinoplanes missouriensis 431 genome and encodes:
- a CDS encoding GAF domain-containing protein, whose translation is MVNPWLALTPGDDPAERIRQVGRAHEQFLTGNARPARMRSVVADSWARSAASIGADSTAPIDLADDDLEAYRSAHPLARVMPIFRDLLGGLADDGDHILAVCDAHGRLLWVEGRPATLRGAASMNFVPGARWDEANAGTNAPGTALAVDHAIQIFATEHFSRTAQSWTCAAAPIHDPGTGRLLGAIDVTGGDHLANPHSLALVRATALAAEAYLGAAKPLGDRPAVAALGRDEALLAVGGKRLRLGRRHSELLVLLTVHPEGRTGDQLGVDLYGDDVNPVTVRAELSRLRRILGPELLDSRPYRLRAAMDVDFGTVGRLLDGGRVAEALTAYPGMLLPGSDAPGVVRLRRRLDDRLRAAVLATGDRRLLQTWLNGPLGTDDLEMWQAYAALTPTDPVAARRVAELSREFALCNVVAT